A portion of the Jaculus jaculus isolate mJacJac1 chromosome 5, mJacJac1.mat.Y.cur, whole genome shotgun sequence genome contains these proteins:
- the Ahsg gene encoding alpha-2-HS-glycoprotein, translated as MKALVLLLCLAQLWGCQSAPPGAVPGYREPPCDDPETETVAMAAVKYLNENLLQGYKQILNQIDKVKVWPRRPFGEVYELEIDTLETTCHVLDPTPLENCSVRQLAEHAVEGDCDVHVLKQDGQLTVMHANCHSTPDSAEDVLKICPHCPLLASLNDTRVTHAAEAALAAFNAKNNGSYFKLVEVSRAQLVPLPVSTYVEFAVAATSCAAKDVADPASCQLLAEKQYGFCKATLTEKLGGEEVAVTCTVFPSQVADANPADPAAAVQAAPSAAPPAAMAVGPIVKALPAEPPAHRTHYDLRHAFSSAASVESASGEAFQPSKVAKPNAAAAGGAAGPMVRPCPGRVRHFKI; from the exons ATGAAGGCCCTCGTGCTTCTTCTTTGCCTCGCTCAGCTCTGGGGCTGCCAATCCGCTCCACCTGGTGCAGTGCCTGGTTACAGAGAACCACCTTGCGATGACCCAGAAACAGAGACTGTAGCGATGGCGGCTGTGAAGTACCTCAATGAAAACCTTCTTCAGGGATACAAGCAGATCTTGAACCAGATTGACAAAGTGAAGGTGTGGCCTCGG CGGCCCTTTGGGGAGGTTTATGAGTTGGAAATAGACACGCTGGAGACCACCTGCCATGTTCTGGATCCCACCCCCTTGGAGAACTGCTCTGTGAGGCAACTGGCCGAGCAT GCGGTGGAGGGAGACTGTGACGTGCATGTGCTGAAACAAGATGGCCAGTTAACCGTGATGCATGCAAACTGCCACTCCACCCCAG ACTCCGCTGAGGACGTGCTCAAGATATGCCCACACTGTCCCCTGCTGGCCAGCCTTAACGACACCAGGGTGACCCACGCTGCAGAAGCTGCCCTGGCTGCCTTCAATGCAAAAAATAATGGATCTTATTTTAAACTGGTGGAAGTTTCCCGGGCTCAACTTGTG CCTCTCCCAGTTTCGACctatgtggagtttgcagtggcagccaCTAGTTGTGCTGCTAAAGATGTCGCAGATCCAGCCAGCTGCCAGCTGTTGGCAGAAAAG CAATACGGCTTCTGCAAGGCAACACTCACTGAGAAGCTTGGTGGGGAAGAGGTTGCAGTCACCTGCACAGTGTTCCCATCACAG GTAGCTGATGCCAACCCAGCAGACCCTGCCGCTGCGGTCCAAGCTGCGCCTTCAGCTGCGCCACCTGCAGCCATGGCGGTGGGCCCCATCGTGAAGGCGCTCCCCGCAGAACCACCAGCACACCGCACACACTACGACCTGCGTCACGCCTTCTCATCAGCGGCCTCGGTGGAGTCAGCCTCGGGAGAAGCATTCCAGCCCTCGAAGGTGGCCAAGCccaatgctgctgctgctggtggtgccgCTGGTCCCATGGTCCGCCCATGCCCCGGGAGGGTCAGACACTTCAAGATCTAG